The following proteins come from a genomic window of Nicotiana tomentosiformis chromosome 12, ASM39032v3, whole genome shotgun sequence:
- the LOC138902571 gene encoding uncharacterized protein, translated as MDVIKPIELAASNGHGFIFVAIDYFTNNATNLISDLMKEICEKFRIVHRYRTTMRTSIRATPYMLVYDTKAVIPAEVEIPSLRVIQEAKLDDTEWIWVRKEQLMLIDEKIMDAVCHDQLYQNRIASAFNKRVNPHQFTPWQLVLKNIFPHQEEAKGKFAPNWQGPYVVHRVLSG; from the exons ATGGACGTAATCAAACCTATAGAGCTTGCCGCGTCAAATGGACATGGTTTCATCTTTGTAGCCATTGACTACTTCACTAACAATGCAACCAATCTCATCAGTGATCTCATGAAGGAGATTTGTGAGAAATTCAGAATTGTCCATC GTTATCGGaccaccatgagaacatccaTTAGGGCAACGCCATACATGCTGGTATATGACACTAAAGCTGTGATACCCGCAGAGGTAGAGATACCATCCTTGAGAGTCATTCAGGAAGCCAAGTTAGATGACACAGAATGGATATGGGTCAGGaaggagcaactcatgctcattgatgaGAAGATAATGGACGCAGTGTGTCATGATCAGCTATATCAAAATAGGATAGCCAGTGCATTCAACAAGAGGGTGAACCCTCATCAATTTACACCATGGCAGTTGGTTTTAAAGAATATATTCCCTCATCAAGAGGAAGCAAAGGGAAAGTTTGCgccaaattggcaaggtccttatgtGGTCCATCGAGTATTGTCGGGATGA